The sequence TATCACTGTAAGACCGTATTTTAATCAAGTTtggctaattttttttaattactatatGATATCACTCTAAGAACAAAGCGAGGCCTGATGGGACCGTTCGGccaatcactttttttttgtattatgaaCCTTTAGGTGATcctatttttatcatttaaaattattcttTACTTTTCACATAAAATTCATGAAGTTTAAATTCACACaagtgaatttttttaattttttaatacagCCGCATCCACTCACATATCAAATACAACAGTTCAATCCCAAATTAAACtacaattaaattttaactCGAATTTTAAAAGGActggaaataattttttttaaaaattattaatttaacaaaaatattattttttgaatatatgatactattatataattttattgctttgtttttacagaaaatatataagttatatatcagatattattttattttatttcgtaatgaaatgttaataaatttatattttatttaaaaattatgatataaaaagtcaatttattgattttaacgtctttttatatatagtctttaatttaaaatgaaaatttgttaTGTTTAAATGAATGTGcttcatatatatgaaaatacaaataaattaatctattaacttaatttatttcatattaaataaaaaataatattaaaacctgcaaaaatgggttttataaatcatttgaatttctttatgaatttttaatttatgaaataatatggtCTGGTTCCCTAAATCTGCAGACCAACCTCATCAACCAAAATCATCACAAGGTGAGTGAAAGTTtctttcgtttttgttattggTGTCTTCTCGGTGGCTCATTCGGACAAGATCGTAAGAGCATATAAGCTGGTTGGCAGGTACACtcagtcagcttcaagggaatGTGAATATGATTTTGTTTCTCATGTTTGGTATAATAATTTCTGTTTGCTTTACTATAGGTGAACCTGGATCCATATGGTCACAATAAGTCAATAACACAAGACTCTTCACTTATTGGACTGTAAATTCTTGAAACCACCGTCTAATCAAATTCTTATGGTCAAGTGCTTCTGCTCCCTAGAAGCTAACTGTGTTTACCTGCCAACCACCGTCTAAGCACCTCTATTACTAGACGGTTCACAGGGGATTCAAGTCCTATTTCTCTACTTAAACAAAGATTTATTGTCGGATCCTACTTGCTCTCTGTTTCTCCACATGTGCAACTGCAAAGTGTTTCTTCATCCCCTCATTGAAGTATCTTTACATGTTATATACGAATTCATctcttataatttgtttatggaTCCTCACCATAGAGATCCAAGTCTTCATGTATGTTTTTGATGTGCCCTTTGTAGTCCAGTGTGTTAAGTTATCCTAAAGTTGTTTTACTCTTCTTTGCCAATCCTAACCACATTTTAAAATGGTTAGAAGttagtttaattataaatcattattgtaaatttgttaagtagatcacaataattatatatataattaaaccaATACAAAAGATTTATTACAAAAGGTAATTGAATAAATATAACATTCACAAAAGGTAATTGAATAAATATAACattcacaaacaaaaaaatttgttttaaaagttctAATAATTTTGGATGATATGgtttatttgataaattgtaAAGTGAATATGTAAatctttaaataataatgtGCTATGTTATCAAGTTAACCAAAATTTATAGTGAAATTCActttttacattatttaaatcaatagaatttttaagaagtataaaataagagaaaaaatattcataactTATATGTTGAATaattctaaataactttattCATCAGTATAGTAAAAACTAAACTTATATAAACATAtgatttatacaaaaataacaaaaacaaatagtgAATGTATGTAAATATTACTTTCAAttagaattaattaaatattattgaacatatataaaatatgaatgaaattctttttgaatcattattattaaattagatatttatttatatttattaaaattctaaaccctatattCCAAAACCACACCccccaactctaaaccccaaatccctaaatctagattagttaaccatcgAGTTATAAACGTccatttctctttttctttaaaaactaaagcaataatttttttagaaacaaaacaaaactaaattgTTGCAAAATCTGGACGAACACTGTATTACACAATAATTCTACAAAAGACACCTAAATCTTTTCTTagagaataaaaataaaggtaataatttcaaaatttgtgtaAGTGTTGCAATAGACAATAACCTTACAAAGAACATATAAAAACAGATATGATATGGAATAATAATCTCATTCAAAAAATCATCACAACTATGTTATATGTAAATAAGTCAACAATGGCGACTGTCGATCTTAGTACAGTAATATCATACATAAGAAAAATCACATGTAATAATGATTCAAAAAACAAATCCCTTAAGCTACAACAAATGATAGTCTAAGTACCAATTTCTGGTTTGCTAGCTGGACTCCAGCTGATTCCTTAATAAGTGTCTTTGATCGCAATGGTACCGAAAAACTTAGAATCAGAATAAATGTGTTGGTTGCTGACGCTTCCGGTAATGATGCTTACCTAATCCAAGATCTGTGGAAGAAGTCAAACTACATGCTTACTTAACAACTATGTCAAATATTCTACATTATAAGACTACAGTGAAACCATATCAATATTAGCAAAACCGGCGCGTAGCGTCCGCAAACACCTAGTAGTAATAATGATTCTCACATGTGATCCATGATTTTTAGCAATAATATATTTCTGtatagaaaataaaacacatacataattttttttcttgaactaggaaaacatataaataaataaattataattcgGTATGTAAATTTAATAACGTTACAACTGAATCGAACGGTGGACAAGGAGTCGGCAGCTTCCACAGAAACATGGatccaaataaaattcaaactTGAGAGCTACTCAAGCGACGACGCGTGGTTAATACGGCAGTGGCATAAAATCGTAATTAGTGGAGAGGAGAAAGGGCTATTTGGGGAAGAACTAAGTCTGAATAAATCTACAGATCCACCactcaggagagagagagagagagagagactcagtaCCAATTTCTCTGACGCGCTTCCTTCTCCGGTGTCTCATCATCACGTCCGGCGGATTCCGAGAAAACGAAGAGCTAAAGGGTCTGTCTTCTCTCCCTCTCTAAACTTAGTTTCGTTGCTTGTTTCCGAAGATTGAGGCAATATTGCGTGTTGATTGgataattagggtttagggatatTACCAAAGGTTcttcctttttaatttttgttgttaATTGTGTGCAATTAGGTAACAAAGTCTCTTCCTTTGTATTGCTTCTGTGCTAGATTTTTGAAATCATGGAGAGCTTCTGGCAACTGGGTGATGAGCTACGAGGTCAGACTCAGTCAAGAGCATCAGAGGATCACAAATGGTCCACTGTTGCAACCAAGCTCGCTGAGCAGACCCGGATGAAAGGTGAACGGTTCAACAACCTCGATCTCTCCAAAGCTGGTGGTTACTCCGACAAGTTTAGTTTCCAGGACAATAACAACAACATGCTGAACTTGGGTGGTAAATACGGCAAGGCTTCGATGCAGAGCAATGTTTACAACATGAAAGTTAACAAGTACAATGGTAATGTTGTTGCTAACAAAGAGCTGAGCAACAACAGCAATGATAATAATGCTGTTGACAAGAGGTTTAAGACTCTGCCTGCTTCGGAGACGCTTCCGAGGAATGAAGTTCTTGGAAGGTACATCTTTGTTTGCAACAACGATACCATGGAGGAGGATTTGAAACGCCACCTGTTTGGTAATTTCCAAACTCTGCAATGTTTCTTTGCACTCAGTGCTAAATGTTGTGTGTTCGTTTGTCAGGTTTGCCTCCAAGATACAGGGACTCTGTGAGGGCAATAACACCTGGGTTGCCTCTGTTTCTTTACAATTACACCACTCACCAGCTCCACGGTATCTTTGAGGTTTGTTCTTCTGATATATTATAACAATGTCTCTCTCTAAAGCTATCAATTAACTCAAGTTTGATTATCCTGCTTCAGGCAACAACTTTTGGAGGTACTAATATTGATGCCACGGCTTGGGAAGACAAAAAGTGCAAAGGAGAATCAAGGTTTCCGGCTCAGGTGAAACTTTACTATCACAGTTGTTGCATCCGTTACTCTTTCCTTTTTTGATGCTTTGTACCAATTCGACTTTTGTATCAAATGGTAACAGGTAAGGATCAGAGTGAGGAAAATCTGCAAAGCCTTGGAAGAGGATTCCTTCAGGCCTGTTCTTCACCACTACGATGGTCCTAAATTCCGCCTTGAGCTCTCTGTTCCTGAGGTAAGTATCTAGAGTTTTCATTTAAATAGAAAACCTTTGCATGTAGACGCGTGGTTAATACGGCAGTGGCATAAAATCGTAATTAGTGGAGAAAAGAAAGGGCTATTTGGAGAAGAACTAAGTCTGAATAAATCTACAGATCCACCactcaggagagagagagagagagagagagagagactcagtaCCAATTTCTCTGACGCGCTTCCTTCTCCGGTGTCTCATCATCACGTCCGGCGGATTCCGAGAAAACGAAGAGCTAAAGGGTCTGTCTTCTCTCCCTCTCTAAACTTAGTTTCGTTGCTTGTTTCCGAAGCTTGAGGCAATATTGCTTGTTGATTGgataattagggtttagggattaccAAAGGTtcttccttttttaatttttgttgttaATTGTGTGCAATTAGGTAACAAAGTCTCTTCCTTTGTATTGCTTCTGCTAGATTTTTTAGCTATGGAGAGCTTCTGGCAACTGGGTGATGAGCTACGAGGTCAGACTCAGTCAAGAGCATCAGAGGATCACAAATGGTCCACTGTTGCAACCAAGCTCGCTGAGCAGACCCGGATGAAAGGTGAACGGTTCAACAACCTCGATCTCTCCAAAGCTGGTGGTTACTCCGACAAGTTTAGTTTCCAGGACAACAACAACATGCTGAACTTGGGTGGTAAATACGGCAAGGCTTCGATGCAGAGCAATGTTTACAACATGAAAGTTAACAAGTACAATGGTAATGTTGTTGCTAACAAAGAGCTGAGCAACAACAGCAATGATAATAATGCTGTTGACAAGAGGTTTAAGACTCTGCCTGCTTCGGAGACGCTTCCGAGGAATGAAGTTCTTGGAGGGTACATCTTTGTTTGCAACAACGATACCATGGAGGAGGATTTGAAACGTCACCTGTTTGGTAATTTCCAAACTCTGCATGTTTCTTTGCACTTTTTGATTTGAAATGTTGTGTGTTCGTTTGTCAGGTTTGCCTCCAAGATACAGGGACTCTGTGAGGGCAATAACACCTGGGTTGCCTCTGTTTCTTTACAATTACACCACTCACCAGCTCCACGGTATCTTTGAGGTTTGTTCTTCTGATATCTCATATTATAACAATGTCTCTCTCTAAAGCTACCAATTAACTCAAGTTTGATTATCCTGCTTCAGGCAACAACTTTTGGAGGTACTAATATTGATGCCATGGCTTGGGAAGACAAAAAGTGCAAAGGAGAATCAAGGTTTCCGGCTCAGGTGAAACTTTACTATCACAGTTGTTGCATCCGTTACTCTTTCCTTTTTTGATGCTTTGTACCAATTCGACTTTTGTATCAAATGGTAACAGGTAAGGATCAGAGTGAGGAAAATCTGCAAAGCCTTGGAAGAGGATTCCTTCAGGCCTGTTCTTCACCACTACGATGGTCCTAAATTCCGCCTTGAGCTCTCTGTTCCTGAGGTAAGTATCTAGAGTTTTCATTTAAATAGAA is a genomic window of Brassica napus cultivar Da-Ae chromosome A2, Da-Ae, whole genome shotgun sequence containing:
- the LOC125580346 gene encoding uncharacterized protein LOC125580346, whose amino-acid sequence is MESFWQLGDELRGQTQSRASEDHKWSTVATKLAEQTRMKGERFNNLDLSKAGGYSDKFSFQDNNNNMLNLGGKYGKASMQSNVYNMKVNKYNGNVVANKELSNNSNDNNAVDKRFKTLPASETLPRNEVLGRYIFVCNNDTMEEDLKRHLFGLPPRYRDSVRAITPGLPLFLYNYTTHQLHGIFEATTFGGTNIDATAWEDKKCKGESRFPAQVRIRVRKICKALEEDSFRPVLHHYDGPKFRLELSVPEIHHSGERERERERDSVPISLTRFLLRCLIITSGGFRENEELKDFLAMESFWQLGDELRGQTQSRASEDHKWSTVATKLAEQTRMKGERFNNLDLSKAGGYSDKFSFQDNNNMLNLGGKYGKASMQSNVYNMKVNKYNGNVVANKELSNNSNDNNAVDKRFKTLPASETLPRNEVLGGYIFVCNNDTMEEDLKRHLFGLPPRYRDSVRAITPGLPLFLYNYTTHQLHGIFEATTFGGTNIDAMAWEDKKCKGESRFPAQVRIRVRKICKALEEDSFRPVLHHYDGPKFRLELSVPETLDLLDLCEQAGSP